The following nucleotide sequence is from Candidatus Bipolaricaulis sibiricus.
AGGGAAGGGCGAAGTGGAAAACTGGGTCGCCGTGGTGCGTCCGGGGCGGGTCATGTTCGAGTTCTCGGGCGTGACCGAGGCCGAGGCGAAGGAGATCCACCGGCGCGTGTCGTGCAAGCTGCCTATTCCGACCCAGCTTCGGGCTCGGTTTCAGTTGGGAGGGGAGCGATGAACGCCCGGGAATTGCGGGATTTGTCGGCAGACGAGCTTCGGCTGCGGGTGCGCGAGGGGAAGAAGAAGCTCTTCACGCTGCGCTTTCAGCTCGCCTCAGGGCGTCTGACGAACACGGCGGAGATCGGCAAGGCGAAGCGCGATATCGCCCGCGCGCTGACGCTGCTCAAGGAACGAGACCATGCGTAGACAACGGGTCGGTCGGGTGATCAGCAATCGGATGATGAAGACGGTCGTGGTGTTGGAGGAGCGGCTCGTTGAGGCTCCTGTCTACCACAAACGGCAGCGTCGGCGGACGAAGTACTAC
It contains:
- a CDS encoding SSU ribosomal protein S17p (S11e); its protein translation is MRRQRVGRVISNRMMKTVVVLEERLVEAPVYHKRQRRRTKYYAHDEAGQARVGDIVRIEETRPLSKLKRWRLLEVVRRAEG